The following coding sequences lie in one Zingiber officinale cultivar Zhangliang chromosome 2B, Zo_v1.1, whole genome shotgun sequence genomic window:
- the LOC122048170 gene encoding uncharacterized protein LOC122048170 gives MEEKSQKMPKVVEQVESSMPPKFKRKTQSTKYSWTKKEDAALVDCIVELSKDSTWKSKNDFRTVYLVHLEKLMVAKLSSSNLKATPHIESSGFGWNDVEKCMITTKYVFDDWIKSHPAAIGLMNKEFPYLYDLMSVWGKDRATGANAETPADAVEEINLCDEEVDTFNTEPPVECYKDEESNDINQAIRKSETPDSPIYPSNKKLTTRKRKGRLMMF, from the exons ATGGAAGAAAAGAGCCAAAAGATGCCAAAAGTAGTTGAACAAGTAGAAAGTTCAATGCCACCGAAGTTCAAAAGAAAAACTCAAAGCACCAAATACTCGTGGACAAAAAAAGAGGATGCTGCATTAGTTGATTGCATTGTTGAGTTGAGCAAAGATTCAACTTGGAAGAGCAAGAATGATTTTCGAACTGTGTACTTAGTGCATTTGGAAAAACTCATGGTTGCTAAATTGTCATCAAGCAATTTGAAGGCTACCCCTCATATCGAGTCAAG TGGATTTGGGTGGAACGATGTTGAAAAGTGTATGATTACAACAAAATATGTCTTTGATGATTGGATTAAG agtCATCCAGCTGCTATTGGTTTAATGAACAAAGAGTTCCCCTACCTTTATGACTTGATGTCTGTGTGGGGGAAAGATCGTGCCACAGGAGCTAATGCAGAAACCCCTGCTGATGCAGTAGAAGAGATAAATTTATGCGATGAAGAGGTTGACACGTTTAATACAGAACCCCCTGTTGAATGTTACAAAGATGAAGAATCTAATGATATCAACCAAGCAATAAGAAAATCTGAGACTCCAGATTCACCAATTTATCCGTCAAACAAGAAGTTAACCACTAGAAAGAGAAAGGGAAGGCTGATGATGTTCTAG
- the LOC122045376 gene encoding DNA replication licensing factor MCM6-like yields the protein MDAFGGFFVDEKAVRVENIFLEFLKRFKLDTNAVDPYYEAEIEAMRHKESTTMYVDFSHVMRFNDVLQKAISEEYLRFEPYLRNACKRFVTEHKSSENRQPIITDDNPNRDINVAFYNIPLLKRLRELTTSEIGRLTSVMGVVTRTSEVRPELLQGTFKCLECGGVIKNVEQQYKYTEPIICMNATCASRNNWALLRQESKFTDWQRVRMQETSNEIPAGSLPRSLDVILRHEIVEKARAGDTVIFTGSLVAVPDVMALTSPGERAECRREAPQRQNITSGHGGVKGLKSLGVRDLSYRLAFIANSVQIADGRGDGDIRDRKMDIDDSDKQEFTPEEEEEVMQMRDTPDFFNKLVDSICPTVFGHQEIKRAVLLMLVGGVHKLTHEGINLRGDINVCIVGDPSCAKSQFLKYTVGLVSRSVYTSGKSSSAAGLTATVAKEPETGEFCIEAGALMLADNGICCIDEFDKMDIKDQVAIHEAMEQQTISITKAGIQATLNARTSILAAANPAGGRYDKSKPLKYNVALPPAILSRFDLVYIMIDDPDENTDYHIAHHIVRVRQRREDALAPAFTTAQLKRYIAYAKSIKPQLSSEARKVLVQSYVALRRGDSTPGTRVAYRMTVRQLEALIRLSEAIARSHLEKVVLPAHVRMAVKLLKTSIISVESSEIDLSDFQENEDSTPERVPDQDANLPAPEENIQTPDKKGHEQQSDSHQKKKLVITEEHFQRVTQALIMCLRQHEESVSREGSGLAGMKQGDLIIWYVERQNAQGAYQNTDEVREEVKCIKAIIERLIQREGHLIVIDDGEAAASAEGDGQAKRSSSENRIIAVAPNYVVD from the exons ATGGATGCCTTCGGAGGATTCTTCGTGGACGAGAAGGCGGTGCGGGTGGAGAATATCTTCCTTGAGTTTCTCAAGAG ATTCAAGCTTGATACCAACGCGGTGGATCCCTATTATGAGGCGGAGATTGAGGCCATGCGCCACAAGGAATCGACCACAATGTACGTGGATTTCTCCCATGTCATGCGCTTCAACGATGTCCTTCAGAAAGCTATCTCAGAGGAATACCTCAG ATTCGAGCCCTATCTAAGAAATGCTTGTAAGAGATTCGTAACGGAGCATAAATCGAGCGAGAATAGACAACCCATCATAACTGATGACAATCCTAATCGTGATATAAATGTTGCGTTCTACAACATTCCGCTGTTAAAGAG GTTAAGGGAACTGACGACGTCAGAGATTGGGAGGTTGACTTCTGTAATGGGAGTCGTAACTCGGACGAGCGAGGTCCGGCCTGAGCTCCTGCAGGGAACCTTTAAGTGCCTCGAATGTGGAGGAGTCATTAAGAATGTAGAACAGCAGTACAAGTACACTGAG CCTATTATATGCATGAATGCTACATGTGCATCGCGGAATAATTGGGCGTTGCTTCGGCAAGAGAGCAAGTTCACAGATTGGCAGAGGGTAAGAATGCAGGAGACTTCTAATGAAATACCTGCTGGGTCTCTTCCTCGTTCCTTGGATGTTATTCTGCGGCATGAGATTGTTGAGAAGGCAAGGGCTGGAGACAC TGTTATCTTCACAGGCTCTTTGGTTGCTGTGCCGGATGTAATGGCGTTGACTTCACCCGGTGAAAGAGCAGAATGCAGGCGTGAAGCTCCTCAGCGTCAGAATATAACTAGTGGTCATGGAGGTGTCAAAGGTCTTAAATCTTTGGGCGTGAGGGATCTGTCATATCGccttgctttcattgcaaactcaGTGCAG ATAGCAGATGGTAGAGGGGATGGAGACATTAGAGACAGGAAGATGGACATTGATGATAGTGATAAACAGGAGTTCACA ccagaagaagaagaagaggtgatGCAGATGAGGGACACCCCTGATTTTTTCAATAAATTAGTTGATAGCATATGCCCCACAGTTTTTGGTCATCAAGAAATAAAGCGAGCCGTTCTTCTTATGCTAGTAGGCGGCGTTCACAAGTTAACCCATGAAGGAATTAACCTTAGAGGTGATATCAATGTGTGCATAGTAGGAGATCCGAGCTGTGCAAAGTCTCAGTTTCTGAA GTACACCGTTGGTCTCGTATCCCGATCTGTTTATACATCTGGCAAATCCTCTTCGGCTGCTGGTCTAACGGCAACAGTGGCAAAGGAGCCCGAGACTGGGGAATTCTGTATTGAG gCTGGAGCTTTAATGCTTGCAGACAATGGTATATGTTGCATAGATGAATTTGATAAAATGGACATCAAGGACCAG GTTGCTATACATGAAGCAATGGAGCAGCAGACTATAAGCATCACAAAAGCAGGTATACAAGCTACACTAAATGCAAGAACATCAATTTTGGCAGCAGCGAATCCAGCTGGAGGGCGGTATGACAAGTCAAAACCTCTCAAG TATAATGTGGCTCTTCCTCCTGCTATTCTCTCGCGTTTTGATCTGGTGTACATAATGATCGATGATCCAGACGAGAACACAGATTATCACATTGCCCATCACATTGTGAGAGTTCGTCAGAGGCGTGAGGATGCGCTTGCTCCTGCATTCACGACTGCACAGTTGAAGCGATATATAGCTTATGCCAAGTCTATAAAACCTCAG CTTAGTTCAGAAGCAAGAAAGGTACTCGTACAATCATATGTAGCACTGCGGAGAGGTGATAGTACACCTGGAACCAGAGTTGCTTACCGAATGACAGTTAGGCAGCTCGAGGCATTGATCAGGCTTTCTGAAGCCATTGCTAGGAGCCATTTGGAGAAAGTG GTTCTTCCAGCCCATGTTCGCATGGCAGTAAAACTACTAAAAACATCCATCATCAG TGTTGAATCGAGTGAGATTGATCTTTCTGATTTTCAAGAGAATGAAGATAGTACTCCAGAGAGAGTTCCTGACCAAGATGCTAATCTGCCAGCGCCTGAAGAGAATATTCAAACACCTGACAAGAAAG GTCACGAACAACAATCTGACAGTCATCAGAAAAAGAAACTTGTTATCACCGAGGAGCATTTTCAGAGAGTTACTCAAGCTCTTATTATGTGCTTACGACAGCATGAGGAATCAGTTTCCCGGGAAG GAAGTGGTTTAGCAGGAATGAAGCAAGGAGATCTAATTATATGGTATGTAGAGCGGCAGAATGCTCAAGGTGCTTATCAGAACACTGACGAGGTGCGTGAGGAGGTTAAGTGCATCAAAGCCATAATTGAG AGATTGATACAAAGGGAAGGTCATCTGATTGTCATTGATGATGGAGAAGCAGCAGCTTCTGCTGAGGGTGATGGCCAAGCAAAAAGATCATCAAGTGAGAATCGAATTATAGCAGTGGCTCCAAATTATGTTGTTGATTAG